From Thermoplasmata archaeon, a single genomic window includes:
- a CDS encoding archaeosine biosynthesis radical SAM protein RaSEA, whose amino-acid sequence MEDKKMPASIWHERELVDGKIEKVFAMVIRTRGCRWARKAGCLMCGYKNESIENVTQEDILKQIENGLKAYRGEEFVKIYTSGSFLDDDEIMPDTREKIMRILAEKCNHVLVETRPEFALNAIPLKGFVPSLEIALGVESTNNVVLTKCVRKGESVESYMMALEKLRMQGIRTRAYLLLKPPFLAEKEAIADTLNSIHTVARHTDVISINPVNVQKGTFLERMYLREEYRPPWFWSLFEVIKKARTSINKTIISHPSGAGKHRGIHNCRKCDEKAISLLREYNLSQKPEFLEMTCDCRNIWKSQIELEKVMRYSPYLCD is encoded by the coding sequence ATGGAAGATAAGAAAATGCCCGCCAGTATTTGGCATGAAAGGGAACTTGTAGACGGAAAAATTGAAAAAGTATTTGCAATGGTTATTCGGACTAGAGGTTGCAGGTGGGCGAGAAAAGCAGGATGTTTAATGTGTGGCTACAAAAACGAGAGCATAGAAAATGTCACTCAGGAGGACATCTTGAAGCAGATAGAGAATGGATTGAAGGCCTACAGAGGAGAAGAATTTGTGAAAATCTACACATCTGGCAGTTTCCTTGATGATGACGAGATTATGCCTGATACAAGAGAAAAGATTATGAGGATACTTGCTGAGAAGTGCAACCATGTGCTTGTGGAAACAAGACCAGAATTTGCATTAAACGCTATCCCACTAAAAGGATTTGTTCCATCGTTGGAGATTGCTCTCGGAGTTGAATCTACTAACAATGTTGTCCTTACAAAGTGCGTGAGAAAAGGTGAAAGTGTCGAAAGTTATATGATGGCTTTGGAAAAACTCAGAATGCAGGGGATAAGAACAAGAGCCTATCTCTTGCTGAAGCCACCATTTCTAGCGGAAAAGGAAGCTATTGCGGACACACTTAATTCTATTCACACTGTTGCAAGACACACTGATGTAATTTCCATAAATCCTGTGAATGTGCAGAAGGGCACCTTTCTGGAAAGAATGTACCTGCGAGAAGAGTATAGACCACCGTGGTTCTGGTCACTATTCGAAGTGATAAAAAAAGCAAGGACAAGTATCAACAAAACCATAATTTCGCATCCATCTGGTGCAGGGAAACACAGGGGCATCCACAACTGTAGGAAATGCGATGAAAAGGCAATTTCACTACTTAGAGAATACAATCTTTCCCAGAAACCAGAATTCTTAGAGATGACCTGCGATTGCAGAAATATATGGAAAAGCCAAATAGAACTGGAAAAGGTAATGAGATACTCACCATATCTTTGTGATTGA
- a CDS encoding DUF120 domain-containing protein gives MKPELLFALKKIAELGGIENWVEITTTELGEIIGKSQQCASLYINELIELEMILRVSGKKAKLKITDKGKKELVQLCEELGRILYGKNRVEITGYVTKGFGEGKFYIGKEQYAEQIFELFGFKPFPGTLNIKLEKEYLSTFLMLKEKTGILLHGFSERDRTYGNVKCFRATIQELICVVIIPERSHHTDVMEVVSKYNLRSLLNLKDGDRVIVRVEIDGR, from the coding sequence ATGAAACCAGAACTACTGTTCGCACTAAAGAAAATTGCAGAACTGGGTGGAATTGAGAATTGGGTAGAAATCACGACTACTGAACTCGGAGAGATTATAGGAAAGAGCCAGCAGTGTGCCTCTCTCTACATAAACGAGTTGATAGAATTAGAGATGATTCTTCGCGTATCAGGGAAAAAAGCAAAATTAAAAATTACGGACAAGGGAAAGAAGGAATTGGTCCAACTCTGCGAAGAACTTGGGAGAATTCTATACGGAAAAAACAGAGTTGAGATTACTGGCTATGTCACAAAGGGATTTGGAGAGGGTAAATTCTACATTGGAAAAGAGCAGTATGCAGAGCAAATTTTCGAACTTTTTGGATTTAAACCCTTCCCAGGCACACTCAACATTAAACTTGAGAAGGAATATCTGAGTACGTTTCTGATGCTGAAGGAGAAAACTGGTATCCTTCTCCATGGATTCTCCGAAAGGGATAGAACCTACGGAAATGTGAAATGTTTCAGGGCTACAATTCAAGAGTTGATCTGTGTTGTGATCATCCCAGAACGCTCTCATCATACAGATGTGATGGAAGTGGTCTCAAAGTACAATTTGAGGAGCCTCCTGAATCTAAAAGATGGAGACAGAGTGATAGTGAGGGTAGAGATTGATGGAAGATAA
- a CDS encoding NfeD family protein, translating into MSAELTVGLDIIGWILLFTGIGLVLFETMAPGGFIIVPGVVLIVLGCFGIVWPEMFTTIWAPVIVLATAIPTTLIVLYVYRMAGKPEAPTTTVATSLVGKTGIVTVEVIPNSLKGKVKIDHDIWSATANHTIPVGTKVKVVNAEGVHVEVEPIPEKEGKNK; encoded by the coding sequence ATGAGTGCTGAACTCACAGTCGGGTTGGATATTATTGGCTGGATTTTGCTTTTCACAGGCATTGGACTCGTGCTCTTTGAGACCATGGCACCTGGTGGTTTCATTATTGTCCCAGGCGTGGTTCTCATAGTACTGGGTTGCTTTGGTATAGTCTGGCCTGAAATGTTTACTACTATCTGGGCACCTGTGATTGTGCTTGCCACAGCGATTCCCACAACATTAATTGTTCTGTATGTTTATCGCATGGCTGGGAAGCCAGAGGCACCTACAACCACAGTTGCAACATCTCTCGTTGGAAAAACTGGAATTGTTACTGTAGAAGTAATCCCCAACTCTCTAAAAGGAAAGGTAAAAATCGACCATGATATATGGAGTGCCACTGCAAATCACACAATTCCAGTGGGAACAAAAGTGAAGGTTGTCAATGCTGAAGGGGTACATGTAGAAGTAGAACCTATCCCTGAAAAAGAAGGAAAAAACAAGTGA
- a CDS encoding aminopeptidase — translation MALIDGARNVLKNCLDIKKREKLLIITDTEKEKIAEVFFESAQEMGADVLSLMMPVLGRDGVEPPDCVARMMLDMDAIIIMTKHSMTHTAARRNANRKARIVSMPDVPAESVSSGGITANYLEVRKLIDILKEKFVRRKEVRIVSEKGTEIVMRFTKYRWIDKDDGLCRNRGDFTTLPAGEFFAAPDEKTANGKLVVDGSFGKLLQEPVTLTVKDGFVESASNGDILKAMDAYGKAGRNIAEFGIGVNKSAKLMGHPLEDNKVYGTVHIGFGDNSRYGGKIKCGYHAHGVILKPTVFVDGEIVVENGEIKVESRKK, via the coding sequence ATGGCACTAATAGATGGGGCTAGGAATGTGCTCAAGAACTGTCTAGACATCAAAAAGAGGGAGAAGTTACTGATTATCACTGATACTGAAAAGGAAAAAATTGCAGAGGTTTTTTTTGAGTCTGCCCAGGAAATGGGTGCTGATGTGCTTTCTTTGATGATGCCAGTATTGGGAAGAGATGGTGTTGAACCACCAGATTGTGTTGCAAGAATGATGCTGGACATGGATGCGATAATTATCATGACGAAGCATTCAATGACACATACTGCAGCTAGGAGAAATGCGAACAGGAAGGCGAGGATTGTGAGTATGCCTGATGTACCTGCTGAGTCGGTGAGTAGCGGTGGCATCACTGCAAACTATCTTGAGGTCAGAAAACTAATCGATATTTTGAAAGAGAAATTTGTGAGGCGGAAAGAAGTGAGGATTGTTTCTGAAAAGGGCACAGAAATCGTGATGAGATTCACAAAATACAGATGGATTGACAAGGATGATGGGCTGTGCAGAAACCGTGGAGATTTCACCACACTGCCAGCTGGTGAATTTTTTGCAGCACCGGATGAAAAAACTGCAAATGGTAAACTTGTGGTAGACGGCTCGTTTGGGAAATTACTGCAGGAGCCAGTAACTCTAACTGTAAAAGATGGATTTGTTGAGAGTGCAAGCAACGGTGACATTCTCAAGGCGATGGATGCATATGGAAAAGCAGGTAGGAACATTGCGGAGTTCGGGATTGGCGTCAATAAAAGTGCGAAGTTAATGGGGCATCCACTAGAGGACAATAAGGTCTATGGCACAGTTCACATTGGTTTCGGTGATAACTCAAGGTATGGAGGTAAGATAAAATGTGGATACCATGCTCACGGTGTGATTCTGAAACCCACTGTGTTTGTGGATGGCGAAATTGTGGTGGAAAATGGGGAGATTAAGGTAGAATCTCGGAAAAAGTGA
- a CDS encoding zinc ribbon domain-containing protein — MAQQEPEIWDVMQAYVNKLKAQQTELEEKDKKLKAVENQLKEEQEKIAKEREGIEKRAKELNDKEAYLKGKEAELSKIEAEYNAKMAAVQKHEEEIKKLDSELRGKIESYNAKYKEIEELLMKIMNASKTLETREEELITFGSRLNAKENELNDRANTIQNTIETFNSSVKAAEEIKTAIIADHEKLKEIIDKYTKAVENLKEKENQLVKLSSEMKDAVNKYLDAEKGISAKEQNILKLEENFKTKISELTQIIEGLRKTSGIAPVQPEKVEIPKMEEKVTVAQAPKPPEPKPEVVKPEEKKEEAAAEEVPCPKCGTMISKDAIVCYACGAEVKPEEKKEEAAAEEEVPCPKCGTMISKDAIVCYACGAEVKPEEKGAAGDEAVVKKVVKKRII; from the coding sequence ATGGCACAACAGGAACCTGAAATCTGGGATGTAATGCAGGCATATGTGAACAAACTCAAGGCACAGCAAACTGAACTGGAAGAAAAGGATAAAAAGTTAAAGGCAGTTGAAAATCAACTCAAAGAGGAGCAGGAGAAAATTGCAAAAGAGAGAGAAGGCATTGAAAAAAGGGCAAAAGAGCTGAACGATAAGGAGGCATATCTTAAGGGAAAGGAGGCAGAGCTTAGTAAAATAGAAGCAGAGTACAATGCTAAGATGGCAGCAGTCCAGAAGCATGAAGAAGAAATAAAAAAACTGGATTCTGAGTTGCGGGGGAAGATTGAGTCCTATAATGCAAAGTATAAGGAAATCGAAGAACTTCTGATGAAGATAATGAATGCAAGCAAAACTCTAGAGACGAGGGAGGAGGAGCTGATAACATTTGGGAGCAGATTGAATGCGAAGGAGAATGAATTGAATGACAGAGCTAACACAATCCAGAACACAATAGAAACCTTCAATTCTTCAGTTAAAGCGGCTGAAGAGATAAAAACTGCGATTATAGCAGACCATGAAAAATTAAAAGAGATTATAGATAAGTATACTAAGGCAGTGGAAAATTTGAAGGAGAAAGAAAATCAACTGGTGAAGCTCTCAAGCGAAATGAAGGATGCAGTTAATAAATATCTTGACGCCGAAAAAGGAATAAGTGCAAAGGAACAGAACATCCTGAAGTTGGAAGAGAATTTCAAGACCAAGATTTCTGAGTTGACCCAGATAATAGAAGGTCTCAGGAAGACCTCTGGTATTGCACCAGTCCAGCCAGAAAAAGTGGAGATTCCCAAGATGGAGGAAAAAGTTACAGTGGCTCAAGCTCCTAAGCCCCCAGAGCCAAAGCCAGAAGTCGTGAAGCCAGAGGAGAAGAAGGAAGAGGCAGCAGCAGAAGAGGTGCCATGTCCGAAGTGTGGCACTATGATAAGCAAGGATGCAATTGTGTGCTATGCTTGTGGTGCCGAGGTGAAGCCAGAGGAGAAGAAGGAAGAGGCAGCAGCAGAAGAAGAGGTGCCATGTCCGAAGTGTGGCACTATGATAAGCAAGGATGCAATTGTGTGCTATGCTTGTGGTGCCGAGGTGAAGCCAGAGGAAAAAGGTGCAGCGGGTGATGAAGCGGTAGTAAAGAAAGTGGTGAAAAAGCGGATTATTTAA
- a CDS encoding radical SAM protein → MLPCKNNEELLAIGVKLVKEGSDGFLLSGGCDENGRVPLWDVLEGVHKLKTYTPLKINAHTGFVFTRELAELYVASGIDVFSVDVVGSHATIREIYGLDTSVEAYEQTIANLTDANASIVPHITIGINHGKNSGEEAGIDLVSKYSPKKMVLNVLVPVSGTPLENVKVSTERIEEVFRYAREKIEGEIMLGCMRPRNLEIEKLAWKHGFSGIAHPTKDFVEFLEKSGEKMEFKSGCCSLF, encoded by the coding sequence ATGCTACCATGTAAGAATAATGAAGAATTGCTTGCCATTGGAGTGAAACTAGTTAAGGAAGGAAGCGATGGATTTCTGCTTTCTGGAGGCTGTGACGAAAACGGACGTGTGCCTCTTTGGGATGTGCTCGAAGGCGTGCATAAATTGAAAACCTACACTCCCCTTAAAATCAACGCCCATACTGGCTTCGTGTTTACGAGAGAGCTTGCAGAGCTTTATGTTGCCTCTGGAATTGATGTGTTTTCGGTTGATGTTGTTGGTTCACACGCGACCATAAGAGAAATTTATGGATTAGACACTTCAGTGGAGGCTTACGAACAAACAATTGCAAATCTTACTGATGCAAATGCTTCCATTGTTCCTCACATTACCATTGGAATCAACCATGGCAAAAATAGTGGGGAGGAGGCAGGAATAGATCTTGTTTCAAAGTATTCTCCCAAAAAAATGGTTCTGAATGTGCTGGTACCAGTATCAGGAACACCACTTGAAAATGTTAAAGTGAGCACAGAGAGAATTGAAGAGGTCTTCAGGTATGCTAGAGAAAAAATAGAGGGCGAAATCATGCTGGGCTGCATGCGACCTAGAAATCTAGAAATAGAAAAGCTTGCTTGGAAACATGGTTTCAGTGGAATTGCTCATCCAACCAAAGATTTCGTTGAGTTCCTTGAAAAGTCAGGAGAAAAAATGGAGTTCAAGAGTGGGTGCTGCTCCCTCTTTTAG
- a CDS encoding CoA-binding protein, with protein MSNVCELPRKNASDTEIDEILANYNVVAIVGVSDKPDRDSYIVAKYLHEHGYKIIPVNPNINSLFGIKAYPSLSEVPEAVEIVDIFRKPETVPEIVEEAIKKGAKVIWMQKGIVHNVAAETARKHGLKVVMDRCLMVEHKGRTKRGSSTHS; from the coding sequence ATGTCCAATGTATGTGAATTGCCAAGGAAAAATGCCTCAGATACAGAAATCGACGAGATTTTGGCCAACTACAATGTGGTAGCAATAGTTGGCGTTTCTGACAAACCTGACAGAGACAGTTATATTGTAGCTAAGTACTTGCACGAACACGGTTACAAAATCATCCCTGTGAATCCGAACATCAATTCTCTATTTGGGATAAAGGCCTATCCCAGTTTGAGTGAGGTGCCGGAAGCGGTAGAAATTGTGGACATTTTCAGGAAGCCAGAGACCGTGCCCGAAATTGTGGAAGAAGCAATAAAGAAAGGTGCAAAAGTAATCTGGATGCAGAAGGGAATTGTGCACAATGTAGCTGCAGAAACCGCAAGAAAGCACGGTCTAAAAGTGGTGATGGACAGATGCCTGATGGTAGAGCACAAGGGGAGAACTAAAAGAGGGAGCAGCACCCACTCTTGA